Proteins co-encoded in one Cupriavidus metallidurans CH34 genomic window:
- a CDS encoding acyl-CoA dehydrogenase family protein, with protein MALDAESFSLLRASVQRFIDDRLKPAEDTLEEIDDVPADIVADMKEMGLFGISIPESYGGIGLSMSQECDVVYDLGHTAFAFRSVFGTNVGIGSQGILMDGTEEQKQTYLPKIASGELIISFALTEPNAGSDAASLQTRADLDGDHYVINGTKRFITNAPRAGAFTLMARTGGQGASGISSFIVPADTPGISLGKPDKKMGQRGTKTCDVVLENVRVPAANIIGGVPGVGFKTAMKVLDRGRLHISALACGMAHRLITDAVAYAKERKQFGKPIGDFQLIQGMLADSQAELYAGLSMVRDCAQRYDAKPAGKSDPEVSMLASCTKMFCTEMVGRVADRAVQIHGGAGYIAEYKAERFYRDVRLLRLYEGTTQIQQLIIAKQLLRD; from the coding sequence ATGGCCCTCGACGCCGAATCCTTTTCCTTGCTGCGCGCTTCGGTGCAGCGTTTTATCGACGATCGCCTGAAGCCGGCCGAGGACACGCTCGAAGAGATTGACGATGTGCCGGCCGATATCGTGGCCGACATGAAGGAAATGGGCCTGTTCGGCATCTCGATTCCCGAGAGCTATGGTGGCATCGGCCTGTCGATGTCGCAGGAATGCGATGTGGTCTACGACTTGGGCCACACTGCTTTTGCCTTCCGCTCGGTGTTCGGCACTAACGTGGGTATCGGCTCGCAGGGCATCCTGATGGACGGCACCGAGGAACAGAAGCAGACCTATCTGCCGAAGATCGCCAGCGGCGAACTGATCATCTCGTTCGCGCTGACCGAGCCGAACGCCGGCTCCGACGCCGCCTCGCTGCAAACGCGCGCCGACCTCGACGGCGACCACTACGTGATCAACGGTACCAAGCGGTTCATCACCAACGCGCCGCGCGCGGGGGCGTTCACGCTAATGGCACGCACGGGTGGCCAAGGCGCGTCGGGCATTTCGTCGTTCATCGTGCCGGCCGATACCCCGGGCATCTCACTGGGCAAGCCGGACAAGAAGATGGGCCAGCGCGGTACCAAGACGTGCGACGTGGTGCTGGAAAACGTGCGCGTGCCGGCCGCCAACATCATCGGCGGCGTTCCGGGCGTGGGTTTCAAGACGGCGATGAAGGTGCTGGACCGTGGCCGCCTGCACATCTCGGCGCTGGCCTGCGGCATGGCGCACCGGCTGATTACCGACGCCGTGGCGTATGCGAAGGAGCGCAAGCAGTTCGGCAAGCCGATCGGCGATTTCCAACTGATCCAGGGGATGCTGGCCGACAGCCAGGCCGAACTCTATGCGGGCCTGTCGATGGTGCGCGATTGCGCACAGCGTTATGATGCGAAGCCGGCTGGCAAGAGCGATCCGGAAGTCAGCATGCTGGCATCGTGCACGAAGATGTTCTGTACCGAGATGGTGGGCCGCGTAGCGGACCGCGCGGTGCAGATCCACGGTGGTGCGGGTTATATCGCCGAATACAAGGCCGAGCGCTTCTACCGCGACGTGCGTCTGCTGCGCCTCTATGAAGGCACGACGCAGATCCAGCAGCTCATCATCGCCAAGCAACTGCTGCGCGACTGA